A window of the Candidatus Hydrogenedentota bacterium genome harbors these coding sequences:
- a CDS encoding acetylxylan esterase, which yields MPIIDMPLEELRAYSGRNPRPADFDAYWAAALAELDATDPAPEFRPADFQTPFAECFDLYFTGVRGARVYAKYLRPKHSAEMPHPAVLQFHGYSGSSGDWQDKLGLAALGFSVAALDARGQGGKSQDPGGVLGNTLHGHIVRGLEDDPASLLFRHIFLDTAQLARVVMALPEVDAGRVGAMGMSQGGGLTLACAALEPRIRRLAPMCPFLCDYRRVWEMDLAKQAYEELRDWFRRFDPRHEREEEIFSRLGYIDCQHLAPRITGRVLMAVGLMDEICPPSSQFAAYNKITAPKEAVIYPDFAHEHYPGFMDQTFQFMAGL from the coding sequence ATGCCCATCATTGACATGCCTTTGGAGGAACTGCGGGCCTACTCTGGGCGCAACCCGCGCCCCGCGGACTTCGACGCCTACTGGGCGGCGGCCCTCGCGGAACTGGACGCCACGGACCCCGCGCCGGAGTTCCGCCCCGCGGATTTCCAGACCCCCTTCGCGGAGTGCTTTGACCTCTATTTCACCGGCGTGCGCGGCGCGCGGGTATACGCGAAGTACCTGCGCCCGAAGCACAGCGCCGAGATGCCCCACCCCGCCGTCCTCCAGTTTCACGGGTACAGTGGCAGCAGCGGCGACTGGCAGGACAAGCTCGGCCTGGCCGCGCTGGGCTTCTCCGTGGCGGCGCTGGACGCGCGCGGCCAGGGCGGCAAGTCACAGGACCCCGGCGGCGTGCTGGGCAACACGCTCCACGGCCACATTGTCCGCGGCCTGGAGGACGACCCGGCCAGCCTGCTGTTCCGCCACATCTTCCTTGACACGGCGCAACTGGCGCGGGTGGTCATGGCCCTGCCCGAGGTGGACGCCGGGCGCGTCGGCGCCATGGGCATGTCCCAGGGCGGCGGGCTCACCCTGGCCTGCGCCGCCCTCGAGCCGCGCATACGCCGCCTGGCCCCCATGTGCCCCTTCCTCTGCGACTACCGCCGGGTCTGGGAAATGGACCTGGCCAAACAGGCCTATGAGGAACTGAGGGACTGGTTCCGCCGATTTGACCCGAGGCACGAACGGGAGGAAGAAATCTTCTCGCGCCTCGGTTACATTGACTGCCAGCACCTCGCCCCGCGCATCACGGGCCGCGTGCTGATGGCCGTCGGACTGATGGATGAAATCTGCCCCCCCTCCAGCCAGTTCGCCGCGTACAACAAAATCACCGCGCCCAAGGAGGCCGTGATATACCCCGACTTCGCCCACGAGCACTACCCCGGATTCATGGACCAGACGTTCCAGTTCATGGCCGGACTATAA
- a CDS encoding type 1 glutamine amidotransferase, which yields MSKPLRFLIPDGYTIESRNQFDSVGMTLAGELYGQLLVRRLPDAEYDVWYSSDPGATPPTDEELSGYAGVIWPGCNLTIYHNDDPRVQAHKDLCMRVYEAGIPQFGSCWGIQLACFTAGGTVEAHPRGREMGIATKIMLTDQGRKHPMMTGKPVVYSHFVSHDDQVVELPEGATLLAGNDWSVVQAVAVEFKKGVFWATQYHPEYNLHEVARLILAREERLIKQGWFKDHDDMVRYVENFEAVHADPTLKHLRWQLKIDDGIVEDDIRECEFVNWLKYAVLGETT from the coding sequence ATGTCCAAGCCCCTGCGTTTCCTCATCCCCGACGGATACACCATCGAGAGCCGCAACCAGTTCGACTCGGTCGGCATGACCCTGGCCGGGGAACTCTACGGCCAGTTGCTGGTGCGGCGCCTGCCCGACGCCGAATACGATGTCTGGTACAGCAGCGACCCGGGCGCAACCCCGCCGACGGACGAGGAGCTCTCGGGCTACGCCGGGGTCATCTGGCCGGGCTGCAACCTCACCATCTACCACAACGACGACCCCCGTGTGCAGGCGCACAAGGACCTCTGCATGCGCGTGTACGAGGCGGGCATCCCGCAGTTCGGAAGCTGCTGGGGCATCCAGCTCGCCTGCTTCACGGCGGGCGGCACCGTCGAGGCGCACCCCCGCGGCCGCGAAATGGGGATCGCCACGAAGATCATGCTCACGGACCAGGGGCGGAAACACCCCATGATGACGGGCAAGCCCGTGGTCTACTCGCACTTCGTCAGCCATGACGACCAGGTGGTGGAGCTGCCCGAGGGCGCCACCCTGCTGGCGGGGAACGACTGGAGCGTGGTGCAGGCCGTGGCGGTCGAGTTTAAAAAGGGCGTGTTCTGGGCCACCCAGTACCATCCCGAATACAACCTGCACGAGGTGGCCCGGCTCATCCTCGCCCGCGAGGAGCGCCTCATCAAGCAGGGCTGGTTCAAAGACCACGACGACATGGTCCGCTACGTCGAAAACTTCGAGGCCGTCCACGCCGACCCCACCCTCAAGCACCTCCGCTGGCAGTTGAAAATTGACGACGGCATCGTCGAGGATGACATCCGCGAGTGCGAGTTTGTAAACTGGCTGAAATACGCCGTGCTGGGGGAGACCACCTAA